The genomic interval AAACGTGCATGATTTTTGATATTTCTTCATGAGTTGGAAGTTCATCAAAAGTTGGGTCACCTGGTTTGTTGAAGCTTCGGCTATTTGGTTTGGTAAGGTCTCCGATTTCAATTTCATAATATTTATACACGGATTTTACTTCAACGAAATATTGTTGTGCGGTGTTTTTCCGGTATTTCTGTATTAGATGGGAACGGTAGTTTAATAGTCTTTTTTTGAGTTTTCTTCGTTTCCATATAATATTATTGTCTTCTTCTGTCTCTGCTTCTTCAATGAGTTCTTGCATTGTTTTTCCACAGAATTTAGAGTAGTGGTTTATTGACCTGATGTATGATTCTTGGGTTTTTGGACTGTGTCCTTTGACAATGAAGAAATCTTGAAGAAATTCTTTATTGTTCATGTTCATAATTTCTATCTCTCATTTCTATTTTAGTATTGAGAGAGAGCATTTGAAAAGTAATATCATATTTCAGGTCATATGGTATATATAGTCTATGAAATATGATAATCGTGTAATTGTTTATCATATTCATAGTAATATAGTATAAATAGTTATTCTTATTCAAATAACCAATCTACAGAGAGATATCTCTCACCATTGTCAGGTAAGATAGCTATTATTCTTTTACCTTTATTTTCTTCTTTTTTAGCCAAATCCAATGCAGCCCAAGTTGCAGCTCCTGATGATATACCTGAAAATATACCTTCTTTTTTAGCAAGGGCAAGCAAAGTGTTTCCTGCATCTTCATTTGCAACAGGAATGATTTCATCGATTACATCACCATCATAAATTGATGGAACAAATCCTGCACCAATACCTTGGATTTTGTGAGGTCCCTTTTCACCTTTACCTAATGTTTGTGAGTCTTTAGGTTCAACAGCAACAATCTTAACGCCTGGAACTTCTTCTTTCAATACTTTACCGATTCCAGTAATTGTTCCTCCAGTGCCCACACCTCCGATAACAATGTCAACTTTGCCTTCAGTGTCTCTTAAGATTTCTTGAGCAGTAGTTTCTGAGTGGATTTTTACATTGGCAGGGTTATCGAATTGACCTAAAATAATGGAATCAGGTGTTTCTTCATTAAGTTCATTGGCTTTTGCAATAGCTCCTCCCATTCCATCTGCGCCAGGAGTCAAAACAAGCTCTGCACCTAAAACACTTAAGAATTTTCTCCTCTCAATTGACATGGTGTCCGGCATGGTTAATATTAATTTATAACCTTTAGCGGCCGCTGCAAATGCAAGTCCAATACCAGTGTTTCCACTAGTTGGCTCTATAATTGTAGCGCCAGGCTTCAGCAAACCTTTCTCTTCTGCATCTTCAATCATTGCAACTGCAACTCTGTCTTTGACACTTCCTGTTGGGTTGAATGATTCTATTTTTACATCCACTTCTGCTTCTAAACCTTCAGTTAAATTATTTAATCTTACGATTGGAGTATTTCCGATAGCATCAGTGATGCTTTCTAATACCCCTCTTTTTAATTCTGGAATATTTGCCATAATTTATTTCTCCTATATTATTAATTGTTTTTAATGGTATATTAAAAGGGTTATCTTTAGAGTCAATATAACATTTGTTATAATAACTATTGTTATATAACAATGTTTTACTTTATAAATGTTTTGGTATAACTAAAAAATTAAATGTTTTCCTTAAAATAATCGCAGATTTCAGTGCAAGGACAAATTTCACATTGAGGGGAAATAGGTTTGCAGATATTCTGACCGAATTGCACCATTAAATCATTCAATTTAATCCACAAATCCTCAGGAGCAATCTTGCACAGTTCCACTTCTGTCTCTTCAGGATCTTTCGTATCTACCAAGCCCATACGATTTGATATTCTGTGAACATGAGTATCTACCGGAATTGCAGGAAGTTCAAAAGCAAACACCATGACACAATTTGCGGTTTTACGGCCAACACCCGGAAGCTTAACAAGCTCTTCAACAGTATCCGGAACTTCACCGCCATATTGGTCAATTAAAATCTGTGAAACTTCAACAATCCTGCCTGCTTTCACATTATAGAAACCGGCAGGTTTAATTAATTCCTTGATATCGTCAATTGGAGCTTCAACAATCTCATACATATCTTTATATTTGTTGAATAAGTTTGCAGTAGCCTGGTCTGTATTTTCATCCCTTGTCCTTTGAGATAAAATTGTCCTAATCAATACCTGATAGGGATCATGGTCCAGGAATGTTCTTATCTCAAAAGTATTATCCAGTTGATTAACAAGTTCAATAACACGCTCTTCTTTATTCACTCTACCAACTCCAATTCAAAGCCCAATTCAGCCATTGACTCAATAAAGTTTGGAAATGACACATCAAACACTTCACCATTTGTAATTTCAATGTCATGCCTTAAGCCTATCAGTGAAAATGCCATAGCCAGCCTATGGTCTCCGTGTGAGTCAACAACACCCGAACCAACACCGCCAGTTATGCTCATTCCATCTTCTCTTTCAGTTAATTTACAGCCCAGTTTTTCAAGTTCCCTGCAAGTCGTATCAATCCTATCTGTCTCTTTAACTCTTGCATGAGCAACTCCCGTGATATTAGTTGTACCCTCAGCCAAAGCTGCAAGAACCGCAACGGTTATTAATAAATCAGGAGCATTGGACAAATCCACATCAATAGCTTTTAGCTTGCCATCAGATCCGATTTCAACATAATCTTCGCCACGGATGATCTTAGCCCCCATTTGCTGCAGAATATCTAAAATTACTTTATCTCCTTGCTTTGAATTTCTAAATAGATTTTTAATTTTGGCTCTGCCACCATTAATGGCTATTAGAGCTAAAAGGTAGGATGCTGAGGAGTAATCACCTTCAACAGTATAGTCACAAGCAATGTAGGGCTGTTTTGTAACCTTAAACTCATCAATTCTGCAACTTTGATGCTCCTTATCACAGGTTTCGTGCTTTAGATAGTACCCTTTTAGTGTTTTAACCCCAAATTTTCTCATAATATCCAAAGTCATATTCACATAGGGCCTTGATTTGAATTCAGGCAACACATATAATGTAACGCCGTGCTCTGAAAGTGGGGAAGATATCAAAATAGATGAAATGAACTGTGAGCTGACATTCCCATAAATGTTGGTCTCACCACCAATATACCCCGATTTGATTAATATTGGTGCTTTTTCATTATCATTTAACGATTCCGTTTCGATTCCTAAAGGTTGCAGCGCCCCCATTAGCAATCCCATCGGACGGGTTTTAAGAGAATCATCGCCGGTTAAAATCACTTCATTGTCACTCAAGGCGGAAACTGAAGTCATCAACCTCAAGGTAGTTCCAGAATTAGCCAAATCAATTGGACCTTTTTGACCATTATGGAGTTTGCCGCCAGTACCCACGACTTCCAAATAATCTTCAGTTCTATTAATTTGCGCCCCCAAAGCTTTGCAAACTCTTATTGAAGCCAATGTATCTTCAGAATATAGAACATCATATAATCTTGATGTGCCCTTTGCCAAAGATGCTAAAATAACGGCCCTGTGAGAATAACTTTTAGATGGTGGCGCTTTAACAACCCCTCCAATCTCTGAAATATTTTTTACCCTAAGATTCATTTTAACCAACCAAAAAGATATGATACTAGCTATATCTCTCCAAACTTCAAATATAAACTTTAATTTTTTAAATTGATGAATTCAATCATCCTTTGAATTATAAGACAACTAAAATACTTTTTCAATAGTTAGAATATTATGATTATTCTCATATCTATAATCAATTCCATCTGCATTCTTTCGAACTATTGTTAAGCCTAATCCTCCAATATCTCTTTGATCTGCTTCGAGAGTTAAATCAGGACCTACCTTATTTAATGGATTAAACTCTACTCCTTCATCTATAAAATTCATTACTATCCTCAGAGGGTCTTTTAAAAGTCCATATTGGATTTTTATTTCTCCCTCTTTTTCATATGCATAATTACAAATATTTACAAACAGTTCTTCAATAATTAACTCCAATTTTAATTTAGATTTTATTGAAACCCCTTTATCCTCAAGGAATTCTTCAATTTTCAATAAAAGTAAATCTAAATCATCTGTATTGGATTTTAAAATAATTTCTTCCATATTTAAACCATCGGTCTGATTTAATTCGTCATCTCTTAAAACATTAAAGAAACTTATATCGTGTTCATCTCTTAAGATTCTAGGAGGTTTGACTTGAGCAGGAGAAGTTCCTCTAGCAACCATTAATTCTTTATAGAGCAAATATGTTTCTGGTTGCACGAAATAGAGCTCTGTTTTTCCAATTATGCTTTTTTCAATTTTATTACGTAAAACAGAATCTGTTGCACAGAAATTCTCATTCAATTTTTCCTGAATGATTTCTCTCGTTACATCTTCCGGCAAATCCTCAACTTCCATTAAATAAACATATTTCATAGGCAATGAGTCATAATCAACATAAACTGAAAAATCTATTAAATCGAAACCGAAATCTTTTTCTGTTTTATATGCTGCTGCTCTTAGGTGTTCTCCGTTAACTTTCTCACCAGCCAAACATAAACATTGGTCCAGCCTGTATAAAAATTCTATCATTGGAGTGTTATTATATCTTCCAGTACAACGAACGACATCTTTCATCCGGTAACGATAAAATCCGGACAGATTAGTTGTGATGATTTCATAATCCTTTCCTTCTTCTAATTTATCCATAGTCACTATTTTACTGTAGTCACCATTAGCATCCACTGGTAAAAATTCATAAAACATGCTGTCAGGTATTAGGACAGCATCAGGATTGTTTAATTCTGTAAAAAGTGAAAATATGCCTTCAGATGCAGTCAATCCAACTAATGCAAAATTAAAGTCAGGAGCTGTAAACTCTTTAATTTTCTCAAGATAATTAATAAATCCCCCCGATCCGCATCCTATAAGAAGCGACATTCTTGGCCAAATTTTAGGAATAATAGGCTCATCAAAACCTTCTTCAAATATTTTTCTAAGTTCCCCTGCTCTTTCCGGCATCGGTTCTATTTTTCCAAGCAAACTTTCACGAACCTCACTAGGCATTTTTATGGATTCATCAATTGTGCCATTTTCAATATCATTGACTAATAGTTCCCAATTGCCTTTAATGTAACGTAGAAATTCTAAAAACAAACTGACAAAACTAGTTATTGTAAATGAAATGTCAGGATTGACTAATGCAAAACGTACATGAATATACCGAATATTAGTTCCAGCACTAGGAATTAAAGCTTCAATGGGTGATGTGGTAACCTCAGAGATCATATCGCCAAAAACATCCATTATTTTACCAGAAATAGAGCCATAAGTATCTCCAGAAGGTAATTTGGACATAGAAAGTTCAGTTAAATTTAAAAATGGATATTTGATCCAGTCCAAACCAACTTTTTCAGCAAACAAATTAAATAGATAAGCATAATTATATTTCATATTGATTTCTTGATTAAGAGAGGTGGTAGGTATCCTTTTAGGGTTTCCCATTGTACCTGAAGATTTTGCATAATGAATTACATCATAGGATGTTAATAAATTCTTTTCCCCCTTTTCAGTCATTCTATAAATGTAATCAGCATAACTATCATAATCAGTTATAGGAACCTTATTTTGATAGTCTTCAATGCTTTTAATGTTTGCAAAATCATATTTTTGCCCATACTCGGTATCTTCATTATCCTTAATAATCTTCATTAACAAAGCAGTATTATATTTCATAGGACTCTGTGTCATGACCTCTAATGATTTACGAACATCATTTCCCTGTGAAATAAAATTTAAATAAAATTGTTCCGAAAAGGATAATTCAGAAATATCAATATCACTCAAATCCATGATTCAACCTCAAACTATTCAAAAGTCAATATGTCTACAAATCCTGTTGATTCAAATACCTCCATCACAATATCCTGAACATTAGTTACTTTCATAGACCCCTGTTTGTTCATTGTTTTTTGAGCAGATAAAATTATTCGAAGCCCCGCACTTGAAATATAAATTAGATCAGATAAATCAAAAGTTAACTCTTCGACATCATTTAAATCGTTTTCAAGCACTTCTTTAAGTTTGGGAGCATTTTTTGAATTTAATCTACCGGTTAGTTTAATCTCTAATTTTTTTCCGTCTTTGTGTTTTTCTATATCCATAAATTCACCAATTACATTTTAGGAATAACAATCTTATTATTATTTAGTTTAACATTATAATTATAGTTATGTTCTATATCCTTTGAAAAGTTTTTGATAATTTTAATCCCCATGTCTTCTTTTTTCTGGAAATCTTTTTCAATGTCAAAAGGAACACCATTATCCTGGAAATAAATAATTACCTCATCAGTATTTTTATAAAGAATCCTAATATTTAGATATTTATCTTTCTTAGATTTATATGCATAGGAAAAGATTGCTGTACCCATTTCCTCAAGAATTAGTTGTATTTTCAATTTAATTTCATCATCCAAATCATCGTCCACTAAATTTTGGTCAATATTTTCAACAACATCTAACAACTCCTCTTCAGATTCAACATATACCGCATAAGTATCTTCACTAGGAAACAGATTTTCATCCATTATTACAAAATCACTTAAGGATTTGGGGAATTTTTTAGTTTTTAATTTAATTAAGAAAGGTATACTAAGCAAAGTAACAAGTTCACATAATACAAAACTTATCCAAATGCCATCACCCCCCATTAGAAATGAAAATATGATTGCAAATGCTGATAAAAATAAGAAACTATGGGCAAAACTTATATAATTTGCAATTTTTAACTGCTGTGTCGCATTATAAAAGTTTAATAAAATGAAACATAATCCTGAAAACGGTAGAGACCAGGCAAATATTCTAAGACCTCTTACTGATACATCATATACCTCTGGATTTTTTCCAAACATATAAACAAAATAAGGAGCGAAAATAAACAGAATTATGGCAATTATAAAAATAATGAGTAATGCATATTTAATTGATATTCCTAATAATTGTTCCAATTGGGTTTTATCTTTCTCACCATAAAATAATCCTCCCAATGCCAGGGTAGTTGATCCGATTCCAACACCTACACTGCAAAGTAATAAATAAACATTTGACTGTATAGAAAGAGCACCTAAAAATATTAATCCGCCAACCATCACTCCCAAATAATTTGTAATTATAGTACGAAGCATATTATAAATTTGATTTAAAGCATTTGGAAGTCCTGATCTGATTATTTGAGACAATTCCATTTTAAATTCTAAATTTCTTTGGAATTTATATGTGCTTTTTTTTGAAAGAAAATGAGCCAATAAGAATAGTACAGTAATTATGGTACTTAATGCAGTTGCCAGTCCCACACCAAAAATATCCATTTTTAATACCATTACAAATACCAAATTTAAAATCAGATTTAATAAAAACAATGATAAACCCGCATAAAGACCTAATGATGGATATCCGTCGATTCTTGAATAATTTATAAAAATATATAGAAACATCAATGGCAAAATTACTAAAAAGAATCCCTTCATCAATGATACTGTTGCATTAAATGATTCACCAGAAGCTCCAAATATTTGCGCAACATTTGATGTAAAGAGCAATAATAGAACGGTTAAAACTACTCCAATAATTGCTGCGACAATGCATACTACTGTGAAATTGTTATTCACTCTTTTTTCATCAGCCATATTATTAGATGCAACAATAGAACCCCCATATGCGAATATATACCCTATTGCCAAATTAGCATAAATGATAGGCAATGTCAAGCCGAATGCTGCAAGACCAACTTTACCAAAAAAGTTACCAATAATTACCCCATTTAGAATAACTACTAAAATAGTGCATACAGCAGCAATTACAGCCCCCAAAATATAATCTTTAAAAAAGGAATTTAATAATTTATTATCGTTACTTAATAAATTCATAATTTTACCAGCATAAAATATTAAACATCATCTTAAATCAATTTAATTTTTTGATTTTGAAATGTTTGAATTTCGATTAATGAATTGTATGCTCCATTTCAATAGGGAAAACTAATTCATATACAGTTCCGTTATCATTTTTCATTGAAGTAATTGTTCCATCCAACTGTTTTGTTAAGCTTTTTATTATTTCACATCCGATGGTGTCTGTAACGTCCTTTGAATCTTTAATCCAAATCCCTATTTCTTCAAATGTTAAAATAGCAGTATCCTTATCCGACATTGTTACTTTTTTAGTTATCTTTTTGTTTTGTGTCGTTTCATCCGGAAATGCGTTTCTTATAGCAATCATTGTTAGCTCATCAATGATTAGGAGTAATGGAGTTACAACTTCAATTGATAAGTTTATATCTTCATCCACATAGGTTTTAAACTCGATTTCCATAGGGGATTGAACTAAATTTCTTGTGCTAATATCCTGATTACTTAAACAATCATCTAAATTAATATTATTAAAATCTGGAGAATTGTATGTTTTTTCATGGAGCAATGCAAGGGAAGTTAAACGTGTTTGCATATGTTCAATAACTAACTCCGGACAATTTCTATAAGCCCGTTTTTCAAGATTTAAAAAACTATTAATAATTTGCAGATTATTCTTCACTCTGTGATGCAATTCCTTAATTAATACTAGTTGTCGTTCATTGGATTCAATCAATTGTTCTTTTTTCTGCATCTCTTCGGTGACGTCTGTTAAAAATCCAAGACTATGCACATTATTATTATATTCAAATCTTTCAATATACACATTAACAATCTTTATATTCTGAGGGTCCCCGTCGACTTTATATGTCAATGTTTCGTCAACCTTAGTTATGTCACCATCAGCTAGCTTTTTAATTTCATTAACAACTTCTTTCTCAACAATATTATTTAAGATTTCACGGGAATGAACATATTCCCCATAATCCTTTTCAATCAAATTATAAAAGCCTTTGGAGAAATTATATAGTTTTTTGTTCAAAGGTTCGATTAACCAAGCTAATTTCATGCTGCTTTTAGAACCATCCAATAAAAAATCAATAGGTTCACTGCTTTCATTATGTCTCTGCGTAAGGACATTAATCCAACCTTGACGAATGAAAACCCCATTATCATCAAAATAAGAATAAACCGTAACTTCAATGAGTTTTAAAATACCTTCCTCATCCACAATCCGAATAACTTCATCAGATTGTGAAGTTTCTTTGTTTGCGACATTTAAAATTTTATCAACTTTATATTTATCCTCTGGAATAGCTAAATCTAAAACAATATTGTGGTGCTCATCAGATTCTTCTTTAGAGCGATTGATGATATTATATATTCCTTGAGACCAAGTATATTTTCCATTTACTTTATAATAACTGCCAGTTTGCGAAAGATTTTCCATTATGCTGTTTTGGTTTTCATCCAAAGTTTTATCAACAATGCCGGGATTACTTGTTGTTCCATCAACATTCTCAACTATTATAAATACGCTTTCCATACAAAATACTATTTTTACAGTATTTTTCTTAATGAATTCATCTTGATCATAATATAGAAACCTTATTTTTTTTGTAGTGTGGTTTGTATAAACTTCAAATAGATAATCGTACAAAATATCAAAAATTAATGGTGAAGTCTTACTTAATAGTCTGCCTTTTGCATCTTCTTGTGAGATATTGCATGTCTCAAGAATATTGCTGCTTAAACTCTGGATAATGAAATCTTTTCCATTTTCATGCGGAATA from Methanobrevibacter sp. carries:
- the cysK gene encoding cysteine synthase A, producing MANIPELKRGVLESITDAIGNTPIVRLNNLTEGLEAEVDVKIESFNPTGSVKDRVAVAMIEDAEEKGLLKPGATIIEPTSGNTGIGLAFAAAAKGYKLILTMPDTMSIERRKFLSVLGAELVLTPGADGMGGAIAKANELNEETPDSIILGQFDNPANVKIHSETTAQEILRDTEGKVDIVIGGVGTGGTITGIGKVLKEEVPGVKIVAVEPKDSQTLGKGEKGPHKIQGIGAGFVPSIYDGDVIDEIIPVANEDAGNTLLALAKKEGIFSGISSGAATWAALDLAKKEENKGKRIIAILPDNGERYLSVDWLFE
- the nth gene encoding endonuclease III, whose translation is MNKEERVIELVNQLDNTFEIRTFLDHDPYQVLIRTILSQRTRDENTDQATANLFNKYKDMYEIVEAPIDDIKELIKPAGFYNVKAGRIVEVSQILIDQYGGEVPDTVEELVKLPGVGRKTANCVMVFAFELPAIPVDTHVHRISNRMGLVDTKDPEETEVELCKIAPEDLWIKLNDLMVQFGQNICKPISPQCEICPCTEICDYFKENI
- the aroA gene encoding 3-phosphoshikimate 1-carboxyvinyltransferase; its protein translation is MNLRVKNISEIGGVVKAPPSKSYSHRAVILASLAKGTSRLYDVLYSEDTLASIRVCKALGAQINRTEDYLEVVGTGGKLHNGQKGPIDLANSGTTLRLMTSVSALSDNEVILTGDDSLKTRPMGLLMGALQPLGIETESLNDNEKAPILIKSGYIGGETNIYGNVSSQFISSILISSPLSEHGVTLYVLPEFKSRPYVNMTLDIMRKFGVKTLKGYYLKHETCDKEHQSCRIDEFKVTKQPYIACDYTVEGDYSSASYLLALIAINGGRAKIKNLFRNSKQGDKVILDILQQMGAKIIRGEDYVEIGSDGKLKAIDVDLSNAPDLLITVAVLAALAEGTTNITGVAHARVKETDRIDTTCRELEKLGCKLTEREDGMSITGGVGSGVVDSHGDHRLAMAFSLIGLRHDIEITNGEVFDVSFPNFIESMAELGFELELVE
- a CDS encoding GH3 auxin-responsive promoter family protein, whose amino-acid sequence is MDLSDIDISELSFSEQFYLNFISQGNDVRKSLEVMTQSPMKYNTALLMKIIKDNEDTEYGQKYDFANIKSIEDYQNKVPITDYDSYADYIYRMTEKGEKNLLTSYDVIHYAKSSGTMGNPKRIPTTSLNQEINMKYNYAYLFNLFAEKVGLDWIKYPFLNLTELSMSKLPSGDTYGSISGKIMDVFGDMISEVTTSPIEALIPSAGTNIRYIHVRFALVNPDISFTITSFVSLFLEFLRYIKGNWELLVNDIENGTIDESIKMPSEVRESLLGKIEPMPERAGELRKIFEEGFDEPIIPKIWPRMSLLIGCGSGGFINYLEKIKEFTAPDFNFALVGLTASEGIFSLFTELNNPDAVLIPDSMFYEFLPVDANGDYSKIVTMDKLEEGKDYEIITTNLSGFYRYRMKDVVRCTGRYNNTPMIEFLYRLDQCLCLAGEKVNGEHLRAAAYKTEKDFGFDLIDFSVYVDYDSLPMKYVYLMEVEDLPEDVTREIIQEKLNENFCATDSVLRNKIEKSIIGKTELYFVQPETYLLYKELMVARGTSPAQVKPPRILRDEHDISFFNVLRDDELNQTDGLNMEEIILKSNTDDLDLLLLKIEEFLEDKGVSIKSKLKLELIIEELFVNICNYAYEKEGEIKIQYGLLKDPLRIVMNFIDEGVEFNPLNKVGPDLTLEADQRDIGGLGLTIVRKNADGIDYRYENNHNILTIEKVF
- a CDS encoding STAS domain-containing protein translates to MDIEKHKDGKKLEIKLTGRLNSKNAPKLKEVLENDLNDVEELTFDLSDLIYISSAGLRIILSAQKTMNKQGSMKVTNVQDIVMEVFESTGFVDILTFE
- a CDS encoding MATE family efflux transporter — protein: MNLLSNDNKLLNSFFKDYILGAVIAAVCTILVVILNGVIIGNFFGKVGLAAFGLTLPIIYANLAIGYIFAYGGSIVASNNMADEKRVNNNFTVVCIVAAIIGVVLTVLLLLFTSNVAQIFGASGESFNATVSLMKGFFLVILPLMFLYIFINYSRIDGYPSLGLYAGLSLFLLNLILNLVFVMVLKMDIFGVGLATALSTIITVLFLLAHFLSKKSTYKFQRNLEFKMELSQIIRSGLPNALNQIYNMLRTIITNYLGVMVGGLIFLGALSIQSNVYLLLCSVGVGIGSTTLALGGLFYGEKDKTQLEQLLGISIKYALLIIFIIAIILFIFAPYFVYMFGKNPEVYDVSVRGLRIFAWSLPFSGLCFILLNFYNATQQLKIANYISFAHSFLFLSAFAIIFSFLMGGDGIWISFVLCELVTLLSIPFLIKLKTKKFPKSLSDFVIMDENLFPSEDTYAVYVESEEELLDVVENIDQNLVDDDLDDEIKLKIQLILEEMGTAIFSYAYKSKKDKYLNIRILYKNTDEVIIYFQDNGVPFDIEKDFQKKEDMGIKIIKNFSKDIEHNYNYNVKLNNNKIVIPKM
- a CDS encoding sensor histidine kinase, producing MNIEKEYLNLEDVYEIRIFNATVTDFFNLAPQEFDIEDNPIQEFINNISEDVHIFIPHENGKDFIIQSLSSNILETCNISQEDAKGRLLSKTSPLIFDILYDYLFEVYTNHTTKKIRFLYYDQDEFIKKNTVKIVFCMESVFIIVENVDGTTSNPGIVDKTLDENQNSIMENLSQTGSYYKVNGKYTWSQGIYNIINRSKEESDEHHNIVLDLAIPEDKYKVDKILNVANKETSQSDEVIRIVDEEGILKLIEVTVYSYFDDNGVFIRQGWINVLTQRHNESSEPIDFLLDGSKSSMKLAWLIEPLNKKLYNFSKGFYNLIEKDYGEYVHSREILNNIVEKEVVNEIKKLADGDITKVDETLTYKVDGDPQNIKIVNVYIERFEYNNNVHSLGFLTDVTEEMQKKEQLIESNERQLVLIKELHHRVKNNLQIINSFLNLEKRAYRNCPELVIEHMQTRLTSLALLHEKTYNSPDFNNINLDDCLSNQDISTRNLVQSPMEIEFKTYVDEDINLSIEVVTPLLLIIDELTMIAIRNAFPDETTQNKKITKKVTMSDKDTAILTFEEIGIWIKDSKDVTDTIGCEIIKSLTKQLDGTITSMKNDNGTVYELVFPIEMEHTIH